The Salmo salar chromosome ssa19, Ssal_v3.1, whole genome shotgun sequence DNA window taaagcacaccgttggcTCATTTTGTATTGGCATTCCAATGATACAACTGGGGAGGAGAAAAATGACATTTCAGAatgtgaaagttgcacccctgggaTCCAAGACAAGTGTTTTGAGTTCATGAATGTATCCATGTGCATCCATGCAGGCTTGGCTTGGTATTAAATAAGGGGTGATGGTtgaggacagaggtagagagggaagccTCTCTGACCTCCGTCAGGGAAGCGTGTGGCAGAAACAGGATAATAGGATTTGCTGCTAACCAAGCATCAAGCTTGCTTACTCAACGCAGAAAAATCCAGAATTATCTAGAGTCGCCAATTACAGTGCAAACCCTCCACATCATGCTCTGTATATGGGCCTGCTTGGCATGTTGAAGTGGGCAATCAATCCATTGAATTATGAACGCTAGGTGGATATGTTGAATGGTAGGTTATGTTGATGTTTAGGCCTTAGTCCTCTACTTTTGCTGTGGCAGTCAAGGCAGGTTATTCTGGGCAACATTGCTAGTGTGACCAAATGTAATCTTATATTACATTTAAGGGTAAGCACTACTGACAACTGAATCAATGAAGGATTTATGTCTGCCAAAAAGAGGCCAGACTGCAGTCATTGCATCAAATGGGAAATGGTGTCATCTTTCTACTCAACATTGCTCCAAATTCTCTGAAGTTTCCCTGGTGAGATTCTGTGGGCAGTGCACAGAGGAGGTTGTTCCTAAAAGTAGGAGGTTTGGCAACCCTGCCTCCAACTGATAAGTATAATGCTACTGAAGAAATATGACAAGTCTGTGCATATTACAGGGCTCACCATACAATATGATTTTCCAGCACAACAAGAATATGAGGTGACTGACGCATACACAAGTAAACCACAGACAGGTTGTTAGTCATAAAACTGCAGGTGAGTAAACTTGCTATGTGGTTACATACAACAAACTGCTCGTTACTCTCAAGAAAGCACAATGCAAAAAGGCATAACCTTGGGCCCCATCACAATGGTTAAATTGGGGCAAGGAGGCTCTTATCGAAAGCCCATTATGAAATGACTGTGCCACACAAATTGACTCATGTCCTGAACTAAACAAACCATTTGAGCATGACACATGTTAATTTGAGAATTACCTTCAACTAGCAtctatttcataaaaaaaaaaaaaaaaaacattacacaTAGGGGCCTAGTCCAATGAATTATGTGCTTAAGAAAGTGTCAAAAACAAACATGTATTCTATAATAGCCTAATCTACAATGATCTGATATTGCATTATTTGTCCATtagcaacattttgaaaaaggtaAACCCAATAAATAATGGAGTTTGTTTTGGTTATATGGTTGAAGTGGACATGTTGAAATTGCATCCATATCCTTGGAAATTCCCCGTTCCTGAAAAGTCATCTCATCAACTACACAGTCATCAAACGCAAATATTCACTCTGCGAACTTACCTGAAGTTCATGTGTGACCACTCTCATCgcggtaatatttttttttaaatgtcgaACAAACCTCGTGATTTCCCATTTGTTTGACAAATCACACAGCTTTAACAGATTGCGGAACCACGTCTTTCTCAACACACGTGCGGAAAAACAAGACACGCCGTCAAAAAAGTATTGTAGAAACTGCCAATGTCTGCTTCGCTGTGCCCGCGTAATGAGTAAAACGCAGCACCCAAATCCACGGATAGCTGTGCCACTGCGCAATGTGGCCAGGGCATTATCCGCATTAGCCTAAGGAATTACATGTGCTCATGGGATGTTTGTTGCTAGACTTGTAGGCCCGACAACTGATGGTGCACCTAGGCCTGTCTGTCGCTATATCGCCATTGGATAACTGCATGTTTACAATGCATTTAAATAAAGTCTCGTCAATGTTCTTCTGCCACATAGAATACACATGATCCAATGTTTTGACATCATGAGAAGATCTAGTTAAATCAAACAAATAAATGGCACACACATTTGATTCATACACAACCCTGTGggttagtagtaataataataatattgtagGGCTTGCCCTGTGACATACTGATATTGAATGGAGATGAATATGGTAGTTTCCCTCCCACAAACTCAGAATAGCAGCTGTAATAGACTAACTGACCCAGATTAACATGTGGTAATCCCCAGATTAGCATTTATCAGGATCTCCAAGACCACTTGTTTATTTTTGGCTCTTATGATTCTCATAACTATTGGAGCACGCATGACTATTGGCACTGACTTTTACAAATGTCTACCCACATATTCATATATTCAAAAAGGATCAACGCAGAGGACTACCTCAACCAAGAAGGTTGGTTCATTTACTTTGAGTTTTTTGGACCAATCACTTCAAATCAATAACAAAACACTTGCCATTGGCTAATACAATATTTTAAACATTGatatcatttattttttatatggTCAAAGAGGCCTTAGAACAGAACATGAGTAGTAATCAAAATTATGAACAAAAggaacaaaaacatgttttctccAAGAGTTGCTCTCTAGAGGTGTTGTAGCGGTTCATGTTGTACTGTACATTGTATGACCTCCAGGTCACAGAGGCAGACCTTAAATCTGCAGACATGACCTCCCAGTAGCTATAGTGCTGCCGACATCCTTCCCCTCCCCCACGGACATGAATCTTCTAGACCTAAGCAGTCTCCTCTGCCTTGGGGGGGCTCTCCCCTGGGGTCCCGTTGGTACTGCCTGCGGGAGCCTGCTGTTTGAGGTACTGCTGGAGTATCAATGAGAGGTGGGCGGGGTGGTGCTGCAACATGGAGGCTGTCTGCGAGGTCAGCATGGTCAGGCCACTCACTAGCTCTCCCTGGACCACGGTCACTGACGGCAGCTTGGCATAGTTCAACACCCCCTGCCGACTCAGCAATATCTTCTCTATACAGGCCCCTGAAACAGTGGGAGAAGTAAGGGAGTACACAATTGCTTGTATGATAGTAGCTTTACTGAAGTCAGGGAATAACATTTTGCTATACTGAGAGTGGGACCACCAGATTGCATTGAAAAAGTATTTACTTACCCAATAATACCATCTGGGGGCTGGTCCTCAAACTCAAAAGCATTTCCTTCACCTTTGGCTCTTTACTAACAAATAGAACTGTCTGGCCAATGAATAGAGGCCCCATGTTAATGTAAGGGCTGTCTGCCAGGTAGGACCTCATCACCTATGGTTAAACAAGATCAAAAAACA harbors:
- the mrpl10 gene encoding large ribosomal subunit protein uL10m → MAATLCGRLLPKQGWLPLTQSVRHGSKAVTRHRKPMHILKQKLMAITEYIPPKPAAPPGALTPRVKPVQEESGLVLLLKKDLQTMFQDCKMIAVIQNNATNSEDMLLLKHRLHKHGIKIKFIPNQVMRSYLADSPYINMGPLFIGQTVLFVSKEPKVKEMLLSLRTSPQMVLLGACIEKILLSRQGVLNYAKLPSVTVVQGELVSGLTMLTSQTASMLQHHPAHLSLILQQYLKQQAPAGSTNGTPGESPPKAEETA